From the genome of Suricata suricatta isolate VVHF042 chromosome 3, meerkat_22Aug2017_6uvM2_HiC, whole genome shotgun sequence, one region includes:
- the LOC115287456 gene encoding uncharacterized protein LOC115287456 isoform X2, with protein sequence MQRRDCMLQCLLAGMQAASNKVLNFVKLREVLHGPHENPAIFLNRLTEALTRYTHLDPTSHAGARVLAMHFITQSAPDIRKKLKKAEVGPETPIQDLLKLAFKVFNTQEETAEARRQSRMKQKVALQTQALVGALRLTGPGCRQVGVPIKLTPPGACFKCGNEGHWARQCPNPGTPTRPCPACRQMGQWKSDCPSVRRSPAPPRGGPTDQTIPSLGTPRVGGRLMKPRLGDPPHPRRAQGNAPGSDKTCLFLRKNVATTSTNLGWSKTNINTLTTLKEDLQQRQQHVSVVALHSPNLEWILEVFRVTVNQLLLHLCTRLPTEIPATDEPPHRPSPAGSSQI encoded by the exons ATGCAGAGGCGGGACTGCATGCTTCAGTGCCTTTTGGCGGGAATGCAGGCGGCCTCCAACAAGGTGCTTAACTTTGTTAAGCTGAGGGAAGTCTTACACGGTCCCCATGAAAACCCTGCGATCTTCCTCAACCGTCTCACTGAGGCGCTTACTCGATACACCCACCTTGACCCCACCTCCCACGCCGGAGCCAGAGTCCTCGCTATGCACTTTATTACCCAGTCAGCTCCAGACATCcgtaaaaaactaaaaaaggcaGAGGTGGGCCCTGAGACCCCAATACAAGATTTGTTGAAACTggcatttaaagtttttaacaCTCAAGAAGAGACGGCTGAAGCCCGTCGTCAGTCTCGCATGAAACAGAAGGTAGCGCTCCAAACCCAAGCTTTGGTGGGGGCCCTGAGGCTGACAGGCCCCGGATGCCGACAAGTGGGGGTCCCCATAAAGTTGACCCCGCCAGGGGCTTGCTTTAAATGCGGCAACGAGGGTCACTGGGCCCGCCAATGCCCCAACCCAGGGACCCCGACCAGACCCTGTCCAGCCTGCCGACAGATGGGGCAGTGGAAGTCAGACTGTCCTTCAGTCAGACGCTCACCGGCGCCTCCACGCGGAGGACCGACTGACCAGACAATCCCCTCACTTGGAACGCCTCGGGTTGGCGGACGACTGATGAAGCCCAGACTTGGGGACCCCCCTCACCCTCGTCGAGCCCAGGGTAACGCTCCAGGTAGCG ATAAAACCTGCCTTTTCCTCCGGAAGAATGTTGCTACTACATCAACGAATCTGGGATGGTCAAAAACCAACATTAACACCTTAACAACACTCAAAGAGGACCTCCAACAGCGCCAACAACATGTCTCAGTGGTGGCACTCCACTCTCCTAACCTG GAATGGATCCTCGAAGTCTTCCGAGTCACGGTCAATCAGCTCTTACTACATCTCTGTACCCGCCTCCCGACTGAAATCCCGGCCACCGACGAACCCCCACATCGCCCCTCTccagcaggaagtagccagatCTGA
- the LOC115287456 gene encoding uncharacterized protein LOC115287456 isoform X1, translated as MQRRDCMLQCLLAGMQAASNKVLNFVKLREVLHGPHENPAIFLNRLTEALTRYTHLDPTSHAGARVLAMHFITQSAPDIRKKLKKAEVGPETPIQDLLKLAFKVFNTQEETAEARRQSRMKQKVALQTQALVGALRLTGPGCRQVGVPIKLTPPGACFKCGNEGHWARQCPNPGTPTRPCPACRQMGQWKSDCPSVRRSPAPPRGGPTDQTIPSLGTPRVGGRLMKPRLGDPPHPRRAQGNAPGSDKTCLFLRKNVATTSTNLGWSKTNINTLTTLKEDLQQRQQHVSVVALHSPNLVGTNSRTHPNPVLSITVGSLYSKLSPGMDPRSLPSHGQSALTTSLYPPPD; from the exons ATGCAGAGGCGGGACTGCATGCTTCAGTGCCTTTTGGCGGGAATGCAGGCGGCCTCCAACAAGGTGCTTAACTTTGTTAAGCTGAGGGAAGTCTTACACGGTCCCCATGAAAACCCTGCGATCTTCCTCAACCGTCTCACTGAGGCGCTTACTCGATACACCCACCTTGACCCCACCTCCCACGCCGGAGCCAGAGTCCTCGCTATGCACTTTATTACCCAGTCAGCTCCAGACATCcgtaaaaaactaaaaaaggcaGAGGTGGGCCCTGAGACCCCAATACAAGATTTGTTGAAACTggcatttaaagtttttaacaCTCAAGAAGAGACGGCTGAAGCCCGTCGTCAGTCTCGCATGAAACAGAAGGTAGCGCTCCAAACCCAAGCTTTGGTGGGGGCCCTGAGGCTGACAGGCCCCGGATGCCGACAAGTGGGGGTCCCCATAAAGTTGACCCCGCCAGGGGCTTGCTTTAAATGCGGCAACGAGGGTCACTGGGCCCGCCAATGCCCCAACCCAGGGACCCCGACCAGACCCTGTCCAGCCTGCCGACAGATGGGGCAGTGGAAGTCAGACTGTCCTTCAGTCAGACGCTCACCGGCGCCTCCACGCGGAGGACCGACTGACCAGACAATCCCCTCACTTGGAACGCCTCGGGTTGGCGGACGACTGATGAAGCCCAGACTTGGGGACCCCCCTCACCCTCGTCGAGCCCAGGGTAACGCTCCAGGTAGCG ATAAAACCTGCCTTTTCCTCCGGAAGAATGTTGCTACTACATCAACGAATCTGGGATGGTCAAAAACCAACATTAACACCTTAACAACACTCAAAGAGGACCTCCAACAGCGCCAACAACATGTCTCAGTGGTGGCACTCCACTCTCCTAACCTGGTTGGTACCAATTCTAGGACCCATCCTAATCCTGTGCTTTCTATTACTGTTGGCTCCTTGTACTCTAAACTTTCTCCAGGAATGGATCCTCGAAGTCTTCCGAGTCACGGTCAATCAGCTCTTACTACATCTCTGTACCCGCCTCCCGACTGA